Genomic window (Desulforapulum autotrophicum HRM2):
AGAGATGTGGATTGTCGACTTCAATTAATTCACGATTATTAAAATCGGCAAAAACTTCAATTTCCTTCCGGACCGCAATCATCCGCTTCAGGGCACTGAAAATCTCAAACTCGATGGTTCCCGGGGTATTGCGCCGTTCCGCTTTATCCCAGTCAATGGATGGTCGGTGCACCCAGCGTGAATCTCCTTTCTTAAAAGGGTCTTCACGGTAGGAGTCATCGTTTAAAGTGCCAATTTCATCACCGTAGTAGAGAAGAGGGATTCCACCGAATGAGAGGATCATACCATGCAGTAAAAGAATCAATTTAATGGAAGCCGTGATGGCCTCGTTGTCTCCTGTTTCAACGGCATGTTGAAGTCCTGCCAGTGATGCCAGGGAGCCTGAGATACGCGAGTCACCTGTCTTCGGGTTCTCACCAAAAGGCAGACCCCTGGCGTGGGAATCATCATACTGTCCGGTAAAATACTCAATCAGATATTTTCGGTGCTGACTGGGATCATAGTTACAAAGCTGGATGTCACGATCATCAAAACCCAATCCGATATCGTCATGACAGCGTACATAATTGAGCCAGGTTGCCCCATCAAGTTTAACCGGCAGACTCCTTATCCCCTGGTTAAGCAAACGGGCATTTTTTGTTGCCACCGCGTCCCAAAGCAGTGCCATATATGTCGCATTATACGCAATCTCACACTCCTTTGCTATGACCGCATCTTCGCCGAAATATTTTATCACTTCCACTGGAGCGACAATAGCCTCGGCAATAAAAATAACCCCTGGTGCGGAAACTTGACAGCAGTCCTTAAGCAGCTGCAGAATCAGATGCGCTTCACGCTCATTTTGACAGGTGCTTCCGATTTTTTTCCATAGAAAGGCAACTGCATCAAGCCTGAGAATATCAGCGCCCTGGTTTGCCCAGAAAAGAATGATGTTGAGCATTTCAATAAAAACACTTGGATTGCTGTAGTTGAGATCCCATTGAAAATTGTTGAATACAGTCATCACCCAACGATTCATCTCTTCATCCCAGGTGAAATTTCCAGGGGCTGTTTCAGGAAATATTTCGGGCATGCTCTGCTCGAACATATCCGGGACATCCCGTGTTTCAAAGCAATAGTAATAGTCCTGGTATTTCTTTTCTCCTGCCTTGGCTTTCTTTGCCCAGTAGTGTTTGTTTGAGGTGTGATTGACAACAACATCAAGCACCAGCAGGATATCACGTTTTTTCATCTCGTCTGCAAGGGACTGAAGATCCTCAAGGGTTCCGACCTCCGGGTTTATCTCGCGAAAATCACTGACTGCATATCCACCGTCACTGCTTCCTTCAGGACAGCGCAAAATCGGCATCACATGAACAAGGTTGACGCCTAACTCCTGGAAGTAGTGCAGGCGCTGCTGGAGCATATTCAGGTTGCCTGCAAACCCTTTACAGTAGAGCGCCATTCCCACAAGCTGTTGACTGAGAAACCAGTTGTAATCTTTTTCCCTGGCAAGGTCGAGCTGACGGAGTTTCTCCGGGCGTTTGATATACTGCATCGCCATGATTTCCACCAGTTTTTGCGCCTGTTCTGCAAAATCATCTCGATTACCGTACAGTTTTTGAAACAGACAATGGATTCCGTAAAAGTTTGCACCCAGCCGGGTATAGAAATGGCGCAGATCCTGCTCAGAAATTTCAGGTTTGATACGGTTGAGAATATCGTTTAAAAGCGTGTGAGAGACTTGTTCGTACATATTTTTCCTTCAGGCATTACTCGCTTTAAAGCGAGGTGGTAAATTCATTATAAAAGTTCAAATCGTCAGTTGTAGCACCACGCAACCCGATTACCTTGCCTGCAAACTGCTGGGCATAACGAAGATTCAGATCAACAGGCAAATCTGCAAGAATTCCATGGATATAGACGGCACTAAATGCATCACCTGCGCCTACCGTGTCAATCAATAGTTCAATTTTATCGGGCACAAGGGAATGCATCTTTCCCTGTGCTGTTCTGACCATGGTGCCCTGTTCACCCCGGGTGACGATTATTTGCTCCAACCCACAGGCTGTCTGCAGTTCTGCCATCTGGGATTCGATCTCTTTTTCTGCCCCGACCAGCAGCTTTAATTCATCCTGGTTCATCTTTGCCCAATGCGCTTTCTGGAGCCAGGAAAAAACCTCGTCCTTCTTCCACCACGGTGCACGCAGGTTGACATCCATGAAAATTTTCAGCCGCGTATTCTGGATAATAGAGCTATATGCTGAGCGAGCGACCGGATTTCGCAGGCACAGACTTCCATGGTACAAAATACCTTGGGTGATTTTTCCAGACAACATATCATCAGAGATAAAGTCATAGGCGCAATTTTCAACAATCTCGTAATACGGCTCGTTGTTTTCGATTGTCACCTGAACCTTCCCCGTCGGGTGTTTGTTATCAATCTGAACCAGGGTGGTATCCAACCCCCATTTTTCCATGGCATAAAGAATCTTGCTGCCGGATGAGTCTTTTCCCACGCGTGAGATGAAACCGGGCTGATTGCCCAGGGCCTGTAGATGCCAGGCAACGTTAAACGGCGCCCCGCCGAGAATTTCTTCTCCGGTTGGGAAACAGTCAAAAAGTACCTCTCCAAAGATGTAAAGTCCAGCATGGTTTGTCATGATATCTTCAGCCTTTTTATTATCTGGGGTTCATAAAAGGCAATCCCCTGCAAAACACCGGCACAGTAATTACCACCTAAAGGAAAATCGTTCTCTTCAGCCACATAAAGAGACCCTTTACTGCCATTTTTCTCAGCCAGTTCAAGGGATCGTTTTTTAATCACCCGGTCAGCATTGGCCACAAGAACCGAGCGTATCTGACTTCCCAGCACAGGGAGATCATTACCGCTGTCACCGCAAAATATGGTTTCTTCCAGACCCAAATCAAGGTACTCCTGGAGAAATATGATGGCATGCAGTTTTGTTGCGTTTTTCGGGAGGACATCAAGTAACCCGACCTGCTCTGGTTCATCAATGCTCAGAATCAGACTGGCATTAACGCCCAGTTCTGCCAGAATCAGACTCGCCTGGTGCTCAATTTTTCCATGGTCGGCACTCAGAGGCAGATAATAACTGAGCTTATAATCGTTCTGTTTGCTGTTTTCCTGGAGTTTCAGCTCGGGCAGTCTGCTGAGTGCCTGCTGCAGCTGGTAGTGAGTTTTTCCCTGCCAGTCTTTTGCGATCTGCTTCTGCCATTGTGATATGGAAATCCAGTTGTCACAGGTCTTTTGATATATTTTTGTGCCGACGTCGGTAATTATAAAATCGGGTTCAGGCAGGTTGTATTTCTTTATGGCCTCTTCCACGAGCTGAAGGTGACGCCCGGTAACATAGGCCAAAACAATTTCAGGTAAGTTGCATAGCCTGCGAAACTGTGCCCGGGCATCGGGGTGTTCTGGGTGAAGACCGTTGGGTATAACCGTCCGGTCCATATCTGTACAGAGCAGTAATTTATTGGACATTGTCTTTTTTTGGGGTTTCCTGGGGGTCTTTACAGGTTGAAAAAAAATCGTAATATTCAAGGGCTTCAAGGATGCCTGCGGCATTTGGACGGCTTGAAAAATAGATTCGTTCAATATCATCCAACTGTGACAATTCCTCATGATGGCGATTTGCAACCACTGCCGCCAGGGTATTTCCCCGCATCATGTCTTCATCGGCTCCGGATCCGCCGGCAACAAAAAACGACTCAAGGGGAAGGTCCAACTGCTCTGCCACGTAACGCAGGGCCATACCTTTAGAGGCGCGTAAAGGTAGAATGTCAAGAAACTGACCAAAGGCCGTCTGGATAAAGAAGGATAATTCCTCCCTGTGCAGCGATTGTTTGATCTCCTCAACGTCAATTTCATTCGGGTCAATATAATAACTGATCTTAAACCGGCTCTGCTCACTGCCGGGTTGAATTTTCAATCCCGGCAGATCCATCAGAAGCGCCTTTATCTTTTTGGGTGACCATTGATAATCTATGTGTTTAGCCCAGGCAGTATCGGCTGCAAGGGTTGGTGCATGATAGATTTCGCTGCCGCTACTGGTAATGAGCACATCCGGCTCCGGTATCTTGTGCTTTTTCATCAGTTTAAGTGCGGAATCAAGGCGTCTTCCCGTTGCAATTATAAAGTGGCTGCTGGTGCGATTCTGCCTGAGGATTTCAGCAAGTTTTTGAAGCGACTGTGTCTTTCCTAACAGGTTCTGATCTAGGTCGCTCACAATCGCCCTGTCTCGATAGAGGCCGGCACGCTGTTTGACCGGAACGCGCAATAACTGCTCTGAGCGTTCCGCAATCGGTTTTACAACAGCAAGGTATTGCTTTGCATGGGCATCCCATGAATAATTTTCTTTAACACCCTGCAAACCTTGACTGGAAAATTCCTGCCATAACTCTTGATCTTCAATGAGCCTTAATATTGCTTCAGCAATGGTTTCCGGTTCCAGGGGATCGACTAAAAATCCATTTTTGCAGTTAGCAATGATATCCTGTGGACCACCGTCCTCAGTGGCGACGATTGGTAGTCCACTGGCAGCGGCTTCAATCAGGGTCAACCCGAAAGGTTCTGTTAAAGCCGGATTGACAAAAACGCCACCCGTGGCAGCCGCAATCCGGTAAATCATCGGCACCTGATCACGCTTGTGATGCTTTGGCAAGGTCACTTTTCCATAAAGATCGTAACGATCAATTGCTACCAATAATTCATGGAAAACCTCCTGGGCACCGTCTTCCAAATCATCAATATCATCACGGTTCCCCGCTATTATTATAAGGTTTGCCAGTTCCTGTAACCGCGGGCATATTCCGAAAGCTTCGATCAAAGCGGTGATGTTCTTGCGCCTGTCTGGTCGGGAAAGGGCAAGGACGATCGGTTTTTCGGGTGCTTTCAAGTGCTGGGTCAGCTCATTGAAAAAGGGTGTCAACATCTCTTCACCATTCCCGGGAGTGAACTGATTAAGATCCGTCCCCGGTGGAATAACCCGCATCTGATCCGGTTGATAGTGATCATACAGCTCATATTGCTCTACAATTTCCTGACGAGTACTTGTTATTACCCTTTCCGCAGAGGCCAGAGCCAATTCTTCTGCCTCAATTCGCCGGCTCATATTAAAGCGAGCGTCAATTTCCTTTGCTTTTAAACCGCTTGCCAGGAGCCGACTTCGTTTTACGCGGCCAAGGGAGTGACCCGTGTGAACTTGCGGTATTCCAAGAAGGCTGGCAAGGTGGGAACCAACGTACCCTGCGTCGGCATAGTGGCTATGAATAATATCAGGGAAACATTCGTGGCCATGGAAAAAATCCGCCAGATTGTCTGTGAAAAAATCGAGATGATCCCAAAGTTCTTCCTTGGCAAGGTAGGCCACAGGTCCGGCATCAATGCGAACGATTCGAAGTTTTTCTCCAAGTTTTTCTATTGGCTGGGCATAGTCACTGGAGACATTTTCATCCACAACGCGCTGGGTAATGAGGTCAACCTTTTTTATGCCGGGTTGTCTGGCAAGGGCCTGGGCGAGTTCAACGACATAAAGTGTTTGTCCGCCAGTGTCGGCATCGCGTCCCAGCTCAAGATTATGCCAACGGATCAATCCGTGTATGCTTAATAAT
Coding sequences:
- a CDS encoding alpha-amylase family glycosyl hydrolase, with amino-acid sequence MYEQVSHTLLNDILNRIKPEISEQDLRHFYTRLGANFYGIHCLFQKLYGNRDDFAEQAQKLVEIMAMQYIKRPEKLRQLDLAREKDYNWFLSQQLVGMALYCKGFAGNLNMLQQRLHYFQELGVNLVHVMPILRCPEGSSDGGYAVSDFREINPEVGTLEDLQSLADEMKKRDILLVLDVVVNHTSNKHYWAKKAKAGEKKYQDYYYCFETRDVPDMFEQSMPEIFPETAPGNFTWDEEMNRWVMTVFNNFQWDLNYSNPSVFIEMLNIILFWANQGADILRLDAVAFLWKKIGSTCQNEREAHLILQLLKDCCQVSAPGVIFIAEAIVAPVEVIKYFGEDAVIAKECEIAYNATYMALLWDAVATKNARLLNQGIRSLPVKLDGATWLNYVRCHDDIGLGFDDRDIQLCNYDPSQHRKYLIEYFTGQYDDSHARGLPFGENPKTGDSRISGSLASLAGLQHAVETGDNEAITASIKLILLLHGMILSFGGIPLLYYGDEIGTLNDDSYREDPFKKGDSRWVHRPSIDWDKAERRNTPGTIEFEIFSALKRMIAVRKEIEVFADFNNRELIEVDNPHLFVFGRYHIQQPSEQVLVVANFSNKPQHLNLEDIGSWRTQYRSPVDLYRGESPEIFKNTLVIPEYSFYWLSER
- a CDS encoding carbohydrate kinase family protein, whose protein sequence is MTNHAGLYIFGEVLFDCFPTGEEILGGAPFNVAWHLQALGNQPGFISRVGKDSSGSKILYAMEKWGLDTTLVQIDNKHPTGKVQVTIENNEPYYEIVENCAYDFISDDMLSGKITQGILYHGSLCLRNPVARSAYSSIIQNTRLKIFMDVNLRAPWWKKDEVFSWLQKAHWAKMNQDELKLLVGAEKEIESQMAELQTACGLEQIIVTRGEQGTMVRTAQGKMHSLVPDKIELLIDTVGAGDAFSAVYIHGILADLPVDLNLRYAQQFAGKVIGLRGATTDDLNFYNEFTTSL
- a CDS encoding HAD-IIB family hydrolase, translating into MSNKLLLCTDMDRTVIPNGLHPEHPDARAQFRRLCNLPEIVLAYVTGRHLQLVEEAIKKYNLPEPDFIITDVGTKIYQKTCDNWISISQWQKQIAKDWQGKTHYQLQQALSRLPELKLQENSKQNDYKLSYYLPLSADHGKIEHQASLILAELGVNASLILSIDEPEQVGLLDVLPKNATKLHAIIFLQEYLDLGLEETIFCGDSGNDLPVLGSQIRSVLVANADRVIKKRSLELAEKNGSKGSLYVAEENDFPLGGNYCAGVLQGIAFYEPQIIKRLKIS
- a CDS encoding HAD-IIB family hydrolase, with the translated sequence MTKSKDGLYVALLSIHGLIRWHNLELGRDADTGGQTLYVVELAQALARQPGIKKVDLITQRVVDENVSSDYAQPIEKLGEKLRIVRIDAGPVAYLAKEELWDHLDFFTDNLADFFHGHECFPDIIHSHYADAGYVGSHLASLLGIPQVHTGHSLGRVKRSRLLASGLKAKEIDARFNMSRRIEAEELALASAERVITSTRQEIVEQYELYDHYQPDQMRVIPPGTDLNQFTPGNGEEMLTPFFNELTQHLKAPEKPIVLALSRPDRRKNITALIEAFGICPRLQELANLIIIAGNRDDIDDLEDGAQEVFHELLVAIDRYDLYGKVTLPKHHKRDQVPMIYRIAAATGGVFVNPALTEPFGLTLIEAAASGLPIVATEDGGPQDIIANCKNGFLVDPLEPETIAEAILRLIEDQELWQEFSSQGLQGVKENYSWDAHAKQYLAVVKPIAERSEQLLRVPVKQRAGLYRDRAIVSDLDQNLLGKTQSLQKLAEILRQNRTSSHFIIATGRRLDSALKLMKKHKIPEPDVLITSSGSEIYHAPTLAADTAWAKHIDYQWSPKKIKALLMDLPGLKIQPGSEQSRFKISYYIDPNEIDVEEIKQSLHREELSFFIQTAFGQFLDILPLRASKGMALRYVAEQLDLPLESFFVAGGSGADEDMMRGNTLAAVVANRHHEELSQLDDIERIYFSSRPNAAGILEALEYYDFFSTCKDPQETPKKDNVQ